The proteins below come from a single Candidatus Afararchaeum irisae genomic window:
- a CDS encoding TrmH family RNA methyltransferase codes for MPNLSVVLVDPETPGNVGTAARSIKNFGFDDLVVVDSPGIEEGDEAYGFAQDADDVLRSRRSVGFDEVVESYYTVGFTATTGSPKQHARFPYATPEEIRYETEDLDADVALVFGRESTGLTNEEIGRLDRVCSIPANPEYPSLNLGQAVTVGLYEMSKSHSHRDGEDERQKQRHDRADDEYIERFHGIFGDLLEAVDHPEGRRDKTKRMMRRLLGRCHPTKREITTLIGTVNEASETIKHLRKRKQCDCNKDENESDE; via the coding sequence ATGCCGAATCTCTCAGTCGTCTTAGTCGATCCCGAGACTCCGGGGAACGTCGGCACTGCGGCGAGGTCTATTAAGAACTTCGGCTTCGACGACCTCGTCGTGGTAGATTCGCCCGGGATAGAAGAGGGCGATGAAGCATACGGCTTCGCACAGGACGCTGACGACGTACTCAGATCGCGCCGATCCGTGGGGTTCGACGAGGTCGTCGAGAGCTACTACACCGTGGGCTTCACAGCGACGACGGGCTCACCCAAACAGCACGCGAGGTTCCCTTATGCGACTCCGGAGGAGATACGTTACGAGACTGAGGATCTGGATGCCGATGTCGCTCTCGTCTTCGGAAGGGAGTCGACAGGGCTCACCAACGAGGAGATAGGACGTCTCGACCGTGTCTGTTCGATACCCGCGAACCCCGAGTATCCGTCTCTCAACCTCGGACAGGCTGTCACTGTCGGTCTCTACGAGATGAGCAAGTCTCACAGTCACAGAGACGGAGAAGATGAGAGACAGAAACAGAGACACGACAGGGCTGACGACGAGTACATAGAGAGGTTCCACGGTATATTCGGAGATCTCCTCGAAGCCGTCGACCATCCCGAGGGAAGACGTGACAAGACGAAGAGGATGATGAGAAGACTACTCGGTAGGTGCCATCCCACCAAGAGGGAAATAACCACTCTAATAGGGACTGTTAACGAGGCTTCTGAGACCATCAAACATCTACGTAAACGTAAGCAGTGTGACTGTAATAAAGACGAGAACGAGAGTGACGAGTAG
- a CDS encoding deoxyuridine 5'-triphosphate nucleotidohydrolase — MIRSGSFVADHIEPADSTDVDEAVQPNGFDLSIREIYRHETRATLTDDDYDKPDRKRIETEERDGREFYSLEPGSYVVEYAEVVEIPENHVGFVYPRSRLMRSGGMLFTAVWDSGYKGRGEGGLRIDVPMEIQADMRICQILFEKTEKLSETYSGSHQNENLDQTE; from the coding sequence ATGATAAGATCCGGTAGCTTCGTCGCTGACCACATCGAGCCAGCCGACTCGACAGACGTAGATGAAGCGGTACAGCCCAACGGCTTCGACCTCAGCATACGGGAGATATACAGACACGAGACGCGAGCCACCCTTACCGACGACGACTACGACAAGCCCGATAGGAAACGTATTGAGACAGAAGAGAGAGACGGAAGGGAGTTCTACTCACTCGAACCCGGCTCTTACGTAGTCGAGTACGCCGAGGTCGTCGAGATACCCGAGAACCACGTCGGCTTCGTCTACCCCCGAAGCAGACTCATGAGGAGCGGCGGTATGCTCTTCACTGCTGTCTGGGACTCGGGCTACAAGGGAAGAGGCGAGGGCGGTCTGAGGATCGACGTTCCTATGGAGATACAGGCAGACATGAGGATCTGTCAGATACTCTTCGAGAAGACCGAGAAGCTTTCGGAGACCTACTCGGGGTCACACCAGAACGAGAATCTCGACCAGACTGAGTGA